The DNA window CTCGACGAGGCGGCCTAGACATTCGCCGGCAATAGACCCCTGAGTTCCGGCTACGACAATCAAAACTTGTCCCGCCGCGAGCGATAACGATTCCGCTAAGAAGCTCGTCTCCAGATCACTGCCAATTGGCGGCGACACGCGAGAGAGATTGCGCCATTCGCGCCCTGGTGAAATCGTCATGACTAGCGGCTCGCCAGCACTGGCAATCCGTAACTCGCCGCTGTGTTGCTCGAACGATGCCAGGACCAGTGTGGCATTTCGATCGCCAGGCGATAATTCGCTGAACAAGCGATTGCCCCGTGTGGCGATAACGCCGGCGCAAGCACCGTCGGTGGCCAGTGTGCGGATCAGCGCTCGTAACGTGACCGCGTAAATTGCTGAACCAAGATCTGGGGCCGTCTCGTTACAGATCGCGCTGCCACTAGCCAGCATCAGTCGGCCATCGCCGCAGGAGCACCAGTCATGAAAGGTGATTGGCGGCTCGCCAGAAATCAATGTCGCTCCCGCAACGTCCCAACCGGCTAGTTGTGGCGCGATGTTCGGCAAGTTGCGTTCAACCGCCTGCTGCGCTCGCTGGATGCCTTGCCGCTGATCGGCTAGCGCCGCGGTCTCAGCCAATATCGCGTCGCGTTCCAGTTCGCAGGCCAACCGGCCGGCGATGATCTCCAACAATTCTGTCTCGCGGCTTGATGGATCTCGTTTCTGATCCGAGAAGAACCAAACCGTGCCGAGCGGCATCGACGGGCCCGAAATTGGCAGGCATACTGCCGATGCGCACGGTTCGGGACAGCTCCATTGCATTAATTGGCCTGGTTCGGTGAGCACCACCGCATGTCCCAGCAGAGCTTCGAGATCGGCCAATGAGCCGGATAAGGGGCGCGGAGACTCAGTGAGTTTGGAGCGCGACATACCATAGCAGGCGCGCAGCTTGAGATACGTGGTGTCAACATCCAACAAGTAGAGCGCCGCCGAATTCATGCCGATCGCATCGACCCCGCAGCGCAAGATTCCCTCGAGTCGCTCCGCCAGATGCGCTTCGTTCTCTCGCGCAATCGAAACGGGAACTCCCGTCGCCAGTTCCGCCTCGCGCCGCCAAAGGGCGTCCTGCGCGCGGCAGGTCTCGGTCAGCAGTCCGGCGATGGCCTGGGTCAGTTGAGCGCTCGTCCGGGCCGAACGATTTCCGGCGCGCCCCTCGCAATCAACCGTTAGGTATCCTCGCAATTGGCCAGCGATGCCGAGGATCGGGTAGCCGTCGCCCGCTCGCGATGGTTCGTGGTCGGGAGGCTGCACCGTCAGGCGATGCCCGGTGAGGCGCTCGACGGCATCGGCGACCTGCGCCATGGCGTCTTGTTGTCCAGCGCTGAACGCAAATCCTTCCGGGGCCGGCTCATCGGCCATGAGTCGCAGGTAGGAGGGGCGAGCCTTGGCCACGTTTTGTAGCGACGCCGAAGGGTGCTGTTTGACTTCGCTTCCTGCGCCAATGCAACTGCGCTGCCAGTAACCGCTGCCCAGCCTGAGCATCGCGATGTGCGGCGTAATGTTGCCGGCGAACATCCCTGCCGCCGCTACCAACAGATCGGCCGGCGCCAGCGTTCTGATTGAGCCAAGCTCGCTGCCGCGCGGGGACACGAGTTAATCCACAATTGCGGGCGCGGTCAGCCACCCTGGCGGCGCCGATTCTGGCGCCGATCGCGACTTGCTCGTCGGTCCCCCTTTTCGGGGCCGGCATCGGCCGCGCGAGCGCGGCGTTCTCCCAGGCGGCGCGTTGCGTCGTCGCGCTTCTCGATCAGGAAGTTCAATTCCTCTGGCAATTGCAAAGCGCTGCGGGTTTTAACGGTTTTTCGTTTGCGCGCTTCCACGTGATGATCTCCGGCCCAAATAGCGGGTCTGTTGCTGTGGTTGTTGCAGTGCTTCGTTCGCTGGCAGCACTGTTTCGGCTGGCATGTAGTATTGTTGATTCCCTTCCAACCACTGCGCCTGGTGCTGCTTCTGTTGTTGCAACTTTTGCTGCTCCTTAAAGCGTTTGGCCTGCTTTGGTGTGCAGCCCGGGTTGGTCCAGGGATCGGGCATCTTCGCCTCATAGGGGCGCGGATGCGGCACCAGTGGCCCATCAAGCAATGGCTCTTGGGCCTTGCACACCTCATGCGCGTGCTTCTGCTGATACTCGGGATCGAACGGCACAATCCGCGGCACCAACACAATCACCACTTCCGCGCGACTGCGCTTGATGACTTGTTTTTGGAAAAGCTTGCCCACAATCCAGACATCGCCCAACCAGGGTATCTTCTGCCGATCGTTCTGATCCTGCTCCTGAATCAGGCCGCCGATCAACATACCGCGACCACTGGGCAGCAGCGTATCGGTTTCGACCTGAGTGGTTTCTGATTCTGGCAGACCGCTGTCTTGGTTGACTTTTCCGCTGGACACCTCCGGCTTAACGTGCATCAAAATTTGGTTGTCGCGACTGATCCGCGGCGCGACTTTTAGCACCACGCCCACATCCAAGAAGTTCACACTCTGCAGTGTGCTGGTCTGCGTCGTGGTTGAGACCCGGAAGCCGAGCTGACCGCCCACCTGAAACCGCGCTTCCTGCCCATTGACCACAAGCACCTTGGGTGAAGCCAGTGTCTTGGCGTCAGTGGTTAGTTCCAAGCACTCGATGAGCGTGTCGAGGTTCGAGCCGTCAAAACTGGCGAACATTGCCTGCGACGCAGTGGCGCTGGCAAACCCCACGACCTGAAAGTTCACCGTGTCGCCCAACGGGTTGAAGAGTTGCCGCCAATTGACGCCATTGCGATCTTCGTATTTGAGATCAACCTTGAGAATATGCGCTTCGATCAGCACCTGTCGCGGCGCTTGATCGATTTCCATCAGATATTGCTCGATGCGCGCCAGCACCGACGGGAAATCCTCGACGCAGATCGCCTCTTTTGTTTTGCGATTGTCCGTGACGTCGGTCTCGTTGATGAACGCCCGCCCGACAGGCGACAGTAATCCGGTTATCGTTTTCAAGGCGTCGGACGCCGAAGCGTAGTCGAGATGGTATACCGCCAGTTCGCGGCCTTGCGCCTCTGACGAAATCGTGCCCGACGATTCAATCGAGGTCACCATAATGATGTTGTTGCGACGAGTCCACGTGTAGCCAGCGACCATCAAGACCGAGTTCAGAGCGTCTTCCAACTTCACATCGTTCAGCGTGATCGAAATGTGCGCGGTGATGTTCTCCGCGCACACCAGGTTCATCCCATGCTGTTCCGCCAGCGCCGACAGCACGGTGTTAAGCGCCGCGTCGCGCGCGATGAGCGTCACCAGCCCGTGGTTGGTCTTGACTTCAACTTGCCCCGCGTCGACCGACTCCGCAAAGGGAATACGCAGTTCTTCTGCATCGGAGTTTGGTTCCGTGGTCACCTGCGAGTCGCCACCAGCATTTGGTGTGGCCATCGACTCCTGCTCCGCGGGCGGCAACGCGCCGGAAGCGCCATCGTGACCCAATTCGTCCGGCGGCAGATCGGCTGACTCGTCTCCTTCCGGCAACGGGGCTTCGGGCGGTTCGTCGCCAGGCAATCGCAGATCGTCGCTAGTTGCGCTTGCGCGCCGTACATAGCGATCCTCATGAGGTTGTCGCGACGGCATCGGGAGAGTTCGCTTGATGTTCGCCTTCTTGGGCATCGGGGCGCGCGGCGCGGCTGTCGCCAGGCACGGCCACAGCGTGGCCAGCGCGAGCGCTGCTGCCGCGAGCGTCCGTTTCAGTACTTCGTTCACGATCCGCGACCTCCTTGCGCCCACTATTGCCCCGCTGCCCTTCGCAGCCTGACGCCCCCCTTGTCGATCGTCACTACCTCGAAGCCATCGATTATGTCACCCACTCTCACGATTCGGTCGCCCACGACGGCAGCGGCGCCTTGGCCGCCGCTGACCACCGACTGCACCCGTTCGTTGAGCAAGTCGGACTCCTCCTCGTTCGTCTCCACGGACTGGCCGGGCACCGGACCCGCCGCGACCTTCGCCATCTGGCTTTGATCATTCGCCGAGGATTGCGCGATCTGCTGTTCTGCGAATGGATCGTAGGCCAATGCTTCCTCCAAGCTGACGACAGGCCACGATCGTCTAGTCGACTGCTGTTTGTCCTTGCTGCTGGCGACCGACTTGGCCACCGGCGCGCTCGGTTCTGGCGCAGATCCCTCCTCGTTTGGCAACGTGTGCCGGTTGAACATCAGCACGCCGATCAGCACGATCGCCAGGCCGGCCACCAGCAACCACTGCTTAGTCGATCCTCCCAACTCCAGCCGTTTCGTGTTAGCCATGCTGCGCCACCTCCTGGGCTGTCGGCGGCGCCTGCTGCAACCCGAAGTACAGGACAAGCGTCATCGTGATCGAGTACGCCTCCGCATCCGGCTCGCGCACAACGCTCAATCGTCCCAAATTGGTGAAGCGTGGGAGCGATTGCAGCCCACCCAAGAACTGGCACAGACTGGCGTACGATCCTCGCGACGAAATCAAAACTTCGATCTCCGAATACTGCTCGCGGTCGATGGGAAGCGCCGGTCGATAGTCGACCAACTCGAGACCCACTCGCTCCGCCAGGCCGCTGATTTGCCCTAAGAACTCGGCCTCTTGTGGTTCTTGAGGAATGCGCTGGTAGAGAGAAAGCGCCCGCGCTTCAGCCGCGGTGTTCTGTGCCAACAATTGTTGGTGTTCGTTGCGCGCTGCTTGCGCGCCGCGCAGATAGCGTCGCAAGTGATCCTCGCGCGACACCAGGTCGAACACTTGCTTGTCCAGCGGCCAAAACACCAGGCATAAGAGGCCACCCATGACCGACAGCACCAACGTTGCTCCGGCGGCATGCAGGAGCCAGCCAATGACATGCAGTCGCTGATCGAATTTTTCGGAAAGCAGCGAAGTCATCTTAGAAGCGACAATCCACTTGATAGGTAATTTCGTTGGATTCAGGTTGGGCGCCTAATATCGCGGCTTTCAAATCCACTTGTGCGAACAGGCCCGTGGATCGCAGCGCGAGCACGAACTTGGAGATCGCGATATTGTCGCGGCCAATCCCTTTGAGCGATAACTCGCGCACAATCACAAAGGCCTTAGACGCTTGTGTCTTGCGGTCGGCGCTGTTCACGACAGGCGCTGGTTCACGCCGGCTGACATAGCTCAATTCCTGCAGCCACACGCGACCTTGGCCGCGGCGGGCGCTGGAACTGGTGGCCGCCACCGTGGCTAGTGCCGGCGGCTCCGATTGGAGTCCGCCGAGCACGTTTTCTTGGTTGCCCACGTCGTTCAGGCGAATCCGCATCCGGCGATTGTCGGCCTGCAATTGCACCAACGATGCATACGATTGCTCGAGCGGATCGAGCGATTCGGCGGCGGTTTCAAACTCCGACTGTTTGATCCACCAGGCAGGCAAAAGAATCGTCCAACACACGGCGCACATCACCGCCCATTCGCGCAGCCGCGTCCATAACAGGGATTGAAATCGATATTGTCGGGGAAGCAGATTGATGCGGCTCATGACTCCCACCTCAAAGCCGACAAAGCCGCCGCAACGCCGTACATAGCCTCTGCCCCGCCCTCATCGCTCGGTTGCAGTCGCCAGCATTTCACTGGGACTTGCAACCTGTGGGCCAGAAAGGCGTCGGCGTTGCGTATCATCGCGCCGCCGCCAAATAGCCAGAAACGCGCAGGCAGCAAGTGAGGCCGTTGCACGCGCAAGTAAGCGAGCGTCTTGTTCAATTGTTCCAGCAAGCTCTGTAACGTCGAGATCGCCAGTTCCGCAGCGATCTCTTGAACGTCCGCCGACTCGTCGGCTCCGCCATTTGCGCTCGGCAAGCCAATGCGAGACAGCACTTCGATCGCCTCGCCATGCGTCAAACCCAGGCCAGCGGCGACAGCGTTCACCATCGGGCCAAATCCGCAATCGCGCAGATAACGCGTGAACAAAGGCTCGCCTCCGCGGACCACACACAGCGTCGCGCCAGTGTAGCCCCAATCGATGGCGCCAACGGACTGTGTGTCCCCGCCGCGTTCGACCAGATCGACGGCGCGACCCAGCGACTTAGGCAAGCCGTCCAACACCTCACACTGCAGTCCCGCTGTGCGCGCGCAATCGATCACTCCCTGCACCGTGTCGCAGCGCGCCGATAACACCATGATGTTGTCGATCTGAAACTGCGCGGAGTCGCCCGCATCTCGTGTTTCCCAAAAGTCGAATTCGCGTGGCTCATCGTCTTGAAACACAGTGGCCAGCTCGTTCTCGATGATCGCACGCCGCTCGTTGTCGCCAACCGCCGGAATCTTCATCGAACGCAAGTCAACCCATGGCATCGGCAAGGCAATCGCGATCCGGCGCCCCTCAAAGTCGCTGTCCTCCAAGAGCGCGCGCACCCGCTGCCCCAGCGCGCGGCCGGCGATGCCTGGCCGGCCCAACGCGGTAGTCAGAAATTCGGGATCGAGCTCAAACGTGGCGTGGTTTAGCCGTAGTTCGTCACCAGCGCGAGCAATCTGCGCCAGCTTCACGGCCTGAACTCCCAGGTCGATCCCGATCCAACCTCTGGAACCTGCGGTCAACAAACTCATGGCCTCCGTGCGTTGTTCTCGTCGTTGCGACCACGCGACCGATTGGCGATCTCGGCGAGCCGCTGTTCGATGCGTCCGGTCTTGGTGTCCATTTGCTTGAGCGTGGGAATAATTTCGCGCTTGTAGAGATCTTGTATCTCGCGCAGCACGATCTCGCTGCGTTCGCCACCTGCCAGAAACGCCTTGTCGGGCGTGATCGTGCGGACATCGGCGCGGGCCGCGGGAGGAAACTGAACGGTCCCGCTTCCCCACAAAGCGCCGGCGCCGAAGATCGCCGCCGCGATCAGACCACGCTCG is part of the Pirellulales bacterium genome and encodes:
- the pilM gene encoding pilus assembly protein PilM, coding for MSLLTAGSRGWIGIDLGVQAVKLAQIARAGDELRLNHATFELDPEFLTTALGRPGIAGRALGQRVRALLEDSDFEGRRIAIALPMPWVDLRSMKIPAVGDNERRAIIENELATVFQDDEPREFDFWETRDAGDSAQFQIDNIMVLSARCDTVQGVIDCARTAGLQCEVLDGLPKSLGRAVDLVERGGDTQSVGAIDWGYTGATLCVVRGGEPLFTRYLRDCGFGPMVNAVAAGLGLTHGEAIEVLSRIGLPSANGGADESADVQEIAAELAISTLQSLLEQLNKTLAYLRVQRPHLLPARFWLFGGGAMIRNADAFLAHRLQVPVKCWRLQPSDEGGAEAMYGVAAALSALRWES
- a CDS encoding PilN domain-containing protein; protein product: MSRINLLPRQYRFQSLLWTRLREWAVMCAVCWTILLPAWWIKQSEFETAAESLDPLEQSYASLVQLQADNRRMRIRLNDVGNQENVLGGLQSEPPALATVAATSSSARRGQGRVWLQELSYVSRREPAPVVNSADRKTQASKAFVIVRELSLKGIGRDNIAISKFVLALRSTGLFAQVDLKAAILGAQPESNEITYQVDCRF
- a CDS encoding type 4a pilus biogenesis protein PilO — protein: MTSLLSEKFDQRLHVIGWLLHAAGATLVLSVMGGLLCLVFWPLDKQVFDLVSREDHLRRYLRGAQAARNEHQQLLAQNTAAEARALSLYQRIPQEPQEAEFLGQISGLAERVGLELVDYRPALPIDREQYSEIEVLISSRGSYASLCQFLGGLQSLPRFTNLGRLSVVREPDAEAYSITMTLVLYFGLQQAPPTAQEVAQHG
- a CDS encoding SpoIIE family protein phosphatase, producing MSPRGSELGSIRTLAPADLLVAAAGMFAGNITPHIAMLRLGSGYWQRSCIGAGSEVKQHPSASLQNVAKARPSYLRLMADEPAPEGFAFSAGQQDAMAQVADAVERLTGHRLTVQPPDHEPSRAGDGYPILGIAGQLRGYLTVDCEGRAGNRSARTSAQLTQAIAGLLTETCRAQDALWRREAELATGVPVSIARENEAHLAERLEGILRCGVDAIGMNSAALYLLDVDTTYLKLRACYGMSRSKLTESPRPLSGSLADLEALLGHAVVLTEPGQLMQWSCPEPCASAVCLPISGPSMPLGTVWFFSDQKRDPSSRETELLEIIAGRLACELERDAILAETAALADQRQGIQRAQQAVERNLPNIAPQLAGWDVAGATLISGEPPITFHDWCSCGDGRLMLASGSAICNETAPDLGSAIYAVTLRALIRTLATDGACAGVIATRGNRLFSELSPGDRNATLVLASFEQHSGELRIASAGEPLVMTISPGREWRNLSRVSPPIGSDLETSFLAESLSLAAGQVLIVVAGTQGSIAGECLGRLVESMSDCSNSSSAKLTSRLEQALRQCGQERASILVAQRSV